A stretch of Armatimonadota bacterium DNA encodes these proteins:
- a CDS encoding DUF1854 domain-containing protein: MAEAAPEKKPPEPAADEYMLDPAKLKVFRAEDGTPRLEIAGDRTVLRLRVARLFPITRRREFISFADGDDKEVGVLRELRSLPKPMRRIILEELRRQYFVPEITRVHSLKDEFGVLYWDVDTSRGRRKFVVREARDNIREFESGRMQITDVDGNLFEIPDIDRLPGKDVGELHRLL; this comes from the coding sequence ATGGCTGAGGCAGCGCCTGAGAAGAAGCCTCCCGAACCCGCGGCGGATGAATACATGCTGGACCCGGCGAAGCTCAAAGTGTTCCGTGCCGAGGACGGCACCCCGCGGCTCGAGATTGCCGGCGACCGCACGGTTCTGCGCCTGCGGGTTGCGCGGCTGTTCCCGATTACGCGGCGGCGCGAGTTCATCAGTTTCGCTGACGGTGACGACAAGGAAGTGGGGGTGCTGCGAGAACTGCGCTCACTCCCCAAGCCCATGCGGCGGATCATCCTGGAGGAACTGCGCAGGCAGTATTTCGTCCCCGAGATCACCCGGGTGCACTCCCTCAAGGACGAGTTCGGGGTGCTCTATTGGGACGTAGACACCAGCCGCGGGCGCAGGAAGTTCGTGGTGCGCGAGGCGCGCGACAACATCCGCGAGTTCGAGAGCGGCCGGATGCAGATCACCGACGTGGACGGCAACCTGTTCGAGATTCCGGACATCGACCGTCTTCCGGGGAAGGATGTGGGGGAGTTGCACCGGTTATTGTGA